In Salvelinus sp. IW2-2015 unplaced genomic scaffold, ASM291031v2 Un_scaffold2186, whole genome shotgun sequence, one DNA window encodes the following:
- the LOC112073199 gene encoding prostate-associated microseminoprotein — MKNMVMMDSIVGRNWTLTFLAGTLLWTTCCLASPMHCHFNSKALCVYEGRHYSMGESWMEDGCLQCTCLHPMGVGCCETVHRPVDFPAWCEARVDVLTCKVTLVQSADPRLPCLPGNGHNLGPSHSSRDNYLQMVE, encoded by the exons ATGAAGAACATGGTGATGATGGACTCCATTGTTGGGAGAAACTGGACACTGACCTTCCTGGCCGGGACTCTGCTCTGGACCACCTGCTGCCTAGCTTCTCCCATGCACTGTCACTTCAACTCTAAAG CCCTGTGTGTGTACGAGGGGAGACACTACTCCATGGGGGAGTCCTGGATGGAGGACGGCTGTCTGCAGTGCACCTGTCTGCACCCCATGGGCGTCGGCTGCTGTGAGAC GGTGCATCGCCCGGTAGACTTCCCAGCTTGGTGCGAGGCTCGGGTGGACGTTTTAACCTGTAAAGTGACCCTGGTGCAGAGCGCTGACCCTCGCCTGCCCTGCCTCCCTGGGAATGGACACAACCTGGGCCCCAGCCACAGCTCACGGGACAACTACCTGCAGATGGTGGAGTAG
- the LOC112073197 gene encoding dual specificity testis-specific protein kinase 2 isoform X2, translating into MERVEPDRCQEAAEPPIHAIHGPNRIRPSSYRALRSAVSSLARIDDFICEKIGSGFFSEVFKVQHRISGRVMALKMNTMASNRANMLREVQLLNRLSHPNILRFVGVCVNEGQLHALTEYINGGNLEQLLDSDQYLSWSVRMGLSLDIARGLQYLHSRGIFHRDLTSKNCLVRWASGQCTAVVGDFGLAEKIPEYSEESDQEPLAVVGSPYWMAPEVLRGEVYNEKVDVFAYGIILCEVIARIQADPDVLPRTEDFGLDIETFQHMVGDCPPDFLNLAVTCCHMDPKRRPSFSAIVNELERRETERTQKDEAALKDLSLLRRRSLCLPGDPRLCRSKSDMLPPVTPPTLAPPTRVNPFSLREDLNGGKIKLFDTPSKSVISLTFTLPQPLDPCTTPSDRAGGGGMPRGRLHRRCLSLPCTPHPDLLPPTTKDNSAEKTDLETNSNERNGENEGREIVEERFTFESEFIVEDVERRKSSEGLTADDSGLPLDPELLSLDQLCEEEEVDTSSLEEEPMDCTSSPDTLDGTHTLLPYSKPSTPTPPTSTNGWGNVPPMSNDPPCLPPLPLPHLGWGGTNGYHSTPGEPIGGSPFGTGNGSAPSLEQEEVISCSGCCLAGLRFPSLCFRAPPHRNPYKNLNRDSTGANRGLLYKGTKGQPSSPTNPEPGLALPRAQT; encoded by the exons GTGCAGCACCGTATCAGTGGGCGGGTGATGGCTCTGAAGATGAACACCATGGCCAGTAACAGAGCTAACATGCTGAGGGAGGTCCAACTGTTGAACCGCCTGTCTCACCCCAACATCCTCAG GTTTGTAGGGGTATGTGTTAATGAGGGACAGCTCCATGCATTAACAGAG TACATCAACGGGGGTAACCTTGAGCAGCTGCTGGACAGTGACCAGTACCTGTCGTGGTCAGTCAGGATGGGCCTATCTCTAGACATCGctaggggcctgcagtacctccacagcaGAGGCATCTTCCATAGAGACCTCACatccaag AACTGCCTGGTGCGTTGGGCCAGTGGCCAGTGTACGGCCGTGGTGGGGGACTTTGGCCTGGCAGAGAAAATACCGGAGTACAG TGAAGAGTCCGACCAGGAGCCTCTGGCTGTGGTGGGCTCCCCCTACTGGATGGCACCGGAAGTACTGCGAGGAGAGGTCTACAACGAGAAAGTGGACGTCTTTGCRTATGGTATCATCCTGTGTGAGGTCATCGCTAGGATACAGGCCGACCCTGACGTCCTCCCCCGCACAGAG GACTTTGGTCTGGACATAGAGACGTTTCAGCACATGGTGGGAGACTGTCCCCCTGATTTCCTGAACCTGGCGGTCACCTGCTGCCAT ATGGATCCAAAGCGTCGTCCATCGTTCTCAGCGATCGTAAATgagctggagagaagagagacggagaggacgCAGAAAGATGAAGCGGCactaaagg ATCTCAGCCTGCTGCGAAGACGgtccctctgtctccctggtGACCCCCGCCTCTGCCGCAGCAAATCAGACATGCTACCTCCGGTCACGCCCCCCACTCTGGCCCCTCCCACCCGTGTCAACCCCTTCTCCCTGCGCGAGGACCTGAACGGAGGCAAGATCAAACTGTTTGACACGCCCAGCAAGTCAGTCATCTCTTTAACGTTCACCTTACCCCAACCTCTGGACCCCTGTACCACCCCCTCTGACAGAGCGGGGGGTGGGGGTATGCCCCGAGGAAGGCTCCATAGACGCTGCCTGTCCCTACCCTGCACCCCTCATCCAGATCTCCTGCCCCCCACCACCAAAGACAATAGTGCAGAGAAAACAGACCTAGAGACGAATAGTAATGAGAGGAATGGGGAGAATGAGGGGAGGGAAATYGTGGAAGAGAGGTTTACCTTTGAGTCTGAGTTCATAGTCGAGgatgtggagaggaggaagagcagcgagGGCCTCACTGCCGATGACTCCGGGCTTCCTCTTGACCCAGAGCTGCTGTCATTAGACCAGCTATGTGAAGAGGAGGAAGTRGACACAAGCAGCCTGGAGGAGGAACCCATGGACTGCACCAGCTCCCCCGACACTCTAGATGGCACTCATACACTCCTGCCTTATTCCAAACCCTCCACACCCACCCCTCCTACATCCACCAATGGCTGGGGTAATGTACCCCCCATGTCCAATGACCCTCCCTGCTTGCCCCCCCTACCCTTGCCCCACCTGGGATGGGGGGGCACCAACGGGTACCACTCCACTCCTGGGGAGCCCATAGGGGGCTCGCCGTTCGGCACCGGTAACGGTTCCGCTCCCTCTCTGGAGCAGGAGGAGGTTATCTCATGTTCTGGTTGTTGCCTGGCGGGGCTCCGGTTCCCCTCGCTGTGTTTCCGCGCTCCCCCTCACAGGAACCCCTATAAGAACCTGAACAGGGACAGTACGGGGGCCAACCGAGGGCTGCTCTATAAAGGTACTAAGGGGCAACCGTCCTCGCCTACCAACCCAGAGCCTGGCCTAGCCCTGCCGAGGGCGCAAACATAG
- the LOC112073197 gene encoding dual specificity testis-specific protein kinase 2 isoform X1 has protein sequence MERVEPDRCQEAAEPPIHAIHGPNRIRPSSYRALRSAVSSLARIDDFICEKIGSGFFSEVFKVQHRISGRVMALKMNTMASNRANMLREVQLLNRLSHPNILRFVGVCVNEGQLHALTEYINGGNLEQLLDSDQYLSWSVRMGLSLDIARGLQYLHSRGIFHRDLTSKNCLVRWASGQCTAVVGDFGLAEKIPEYSEESDQEPLAVVGSPYWMAPEVLRGEVYNEKVDVFAYGIILCEVIARIQADPDVLPRTEDFGLDIETFQHMVGDCPPDFLNLAVTCCHMDPKRRPSFSAIVNELERRETERTQKDEAALKALSPDLSLLRRRSLCLPGDPRLCRSKSDMLPPVTPPTLAPPTRVNPFSLREDLNGGKIKLFDTPSKSVISLTFTLPQPLDPCTTPSDRAGGGGMPRGRLHRRCLSLPCTPHPDLLPPTTKDNSAEKTDLETNSNERNGENEGREIVEERFTFESEFIVEDVERRKSSEGLTADDSGLPLDPELLSLDQLCEEEEVDTSSLEEEPMDCTSSPDTLDGTHTLLPYSKPSTPTPPTSTNGWGNVPPMSNDPPCLPPLPLPHLGWGGTNGYHSTPGEPIGGSPFGTGNGSAPSLEQEEVISCSGCCLAGLRFPSLCFRAPPHRNPYKNLNRDSTGANRGLLYKGTKGQPSSPTNPEPGLALPRAQT, from the exons GTGCAGCACCGTATCAGTGGGCGGGTGATGGCTCTGAAGATGAACACCATGGCCAGTAACAGAGCTAACATGCTGAGGGAGGTCCAACTGTTGAACCGCCTGTCTCACCCCAACATCCTCAG GTTTGTAGGGGTATGTGTTAATGAGGGACAGCTCCATGCATTAACAGAG TACATCAACGGGGGTAACCTTGAGCAGCTGCTGGACAGTGACCAGTACCTGTCGTGGTCAGTCAGGATGGGCCTATCTCTAGACATCGctaggggcctgcagtacctccacagcaGAGGCATCTTCCATAGAGACCTCACatccaag AACTGCCTGGTGCGTTGGGCCAGTGGCCAGTGTACGGCCGTGGTGGGGGACTTTGGCCTGGCAGAGAAAATACCGGAGTACAG TGAAGAGTCCGACCAGGAGCCTCTGGCTGTGGTGGGCTCCCCCTACTGGATGGCACCGGAAGTACTGCGAGGAGAGGTCTACAACGAGAAAGTGGACGTCTTTGCRTATGGTATCATCCTGTGTGAGGTCATCGCTAGGATACAGGCCGACCCTGACGTCCTCCCCCGCACAGAG GACTTTGGTCTGGACATAGAGACGTTTCAGCACATGGTGGGAGACTGTCCCCCTGATTTCCTGAACCTGGCGGTCACCTGCTGCCAT ATGGATCCAAAGCGTCGTCCATCGTTCTCAGCGATCGTAAATgagctggagagaagagagacggagaggacgCAGAAAGATGAAGCGGCactaaagg CTCTTTCTCCAGATCTCAGCCTGCTGCGAAGACGgtccctctgtctccctggtGACCCCCGCCTCTGCCGCAGCAAATCAGACATGCTACCTCCGGTCACGCCCCCCACTCTGGCCCCTCCCACCCGTGTCAACCCCTTCTCCCTGCGCGAGGACCTGAACGGAGGCAAGATCAAACTGTTTGACACGCCCAGCAAGTCAGTCATCTCTTTAACGTTCACCTTACCCCAACCTCTGGACCCCTGTACCACCCCCTCTGACAGAGCGGGGGGTGGGGGTATGCCCCGAGGAAGGCTCCATAGACGCTGCCTGTCCCTACCCTGCACCCCTCATCCAGATCTCCTGCCCCCCACCACCAAAGACAATAGTGCAGAGAAAACAGACCTAGAGACGAATAGTAATGAGAGGAATGGGGAGAATGAGGGGAGGGAAATYGTGGAAGAGAGGTTTACCTTTGAGTCTGAGTTCATAGTCGAGgatgtggagaggaggaagagcagcgagGGCCTCACTGCCGATGACTCCGGGCTTCCTCTTGACCCAGAGCTGCTGTCATTAGACCAGCTATGTGAAGAGGAGGAAGTRGACACAAGCAGCCTGGAGGAGGAACCCATGGACTGCACCAGCTCCCCCGACACTCTAGATGGCACTCATACACTCCTGCCTTATTCCAAACCCTCCACACCCACCCCTCCTACATCCACCAATGGCTGGGGTAATGTACCCCCCATGTCCAATGACCCTCCCTGCTTGCCCCCCCTACCCTTGCCCCACCTGGGATGGGGGGGCACCAACGGGTACCACTCCACTCCTGGGGAGCCCATAGGGGGCTCGCCGTTCGGCACCGGTAACGGTTCCGCTCCCTCTCTGGAGCAGGAGGAGGTTATCTCATGTTCTGGTTGTTGCCTGGCGGGGCTCCGGTTCCCCTCGCTGTGTTTCCGCGCTCCCCCTCACAGGAACCCCTATAAGAACCTGAACAGGGACAGTACGGGGGCCAACCGAGGGCTGCTCTATAAAGGTACTAAGGGGCAACCGTCCTCGCCTACCAACCCAGAGCCTGGCCTAGCCCTGCCGAGGGCGCAAACATAG